The following are encoded together in the Lathyrus oleraceus cultivar Zhongwan6 chromosome 3, CAAS_Psat_ZW6_1.0, whole genome shotgun sequence genome:
- the LOC127131296 gene encoding uncharacterized protein LOC127131296, with protein MASANNDRVFKDGGSSNKPPLFYGQYFDFWKIRMKAHLEAQGSDIWEAVQNGPFIPTTVVNGASSIKPQGSWDDDDKKRVLYDKKVINILQSALGMDEFFRVSTCTTAKEIWDTLVETHEGTTEVKRSRLNTLSQEYELFRMQPGESILDLQKRFMHLTNHLKALGKTLTNDKLNLKVLRSLTREWQPKVTAISEKKSLSTMTSATLFGKLQEYETELGLLEKHEVQEKKSKSIALKVNSKVVKKEDNHEEDENFMLLVKRLGKYFGAKNNIENSSYTRRKKFSKNKEREALTSNEDITCYEYGKQGHIKLECPKLAKNRDNKGKKDYNKKAYIAWDDNEISSSSDSDSDQSANLALMASHHSDDEDDEVSNNFSIFDNDAQGAIDELLSECKIIYKTISSQKNQISTLEENIEKVKNNPKDEKEELIKNFACTKCESLAFQIVQLKRVIERYEKGQIGLEHVLSSQRYSNDKSGLGYSNFAKQTSNKTIFVKAKEQIPLDKSNKPKVVHQYNNRKRNKSYYKKKYYSPRYKSNFEPTCFYCGIKGHTPNACYVRNFSVAQGHYIWVKKGTNFEGPKAIWVPNKT; from the coding sequence ATGGCTTCCGCAAACAATGATCGTGTATTTAAAGATGGTGGTAGTAGTAACAAGCCTCCTTTGTTTTACGGTCAATATTTCGACTTTTGGAAAATCCGTATGAAGGCacatttagaagcacaaggaAGTGACATATGGGAGGCGGTTCAAAATGGTCCTTTTATTCCTACAACGGTTGTCAACGGTGCTAGTTCAATAAAGCCACAAGGATCATGGGATGATGATGATAAGAAAAGGGTTCTCTATGATAAAAAGGTGATTAATATTTTACAAAGTGCACTTGGAATGGATGAATTCTTCCGCGTCTCAACATGTACAACGGCAAAGGAAATATGGGATACTCTTGTAGAAACTCACGAAGGAACGACCGAAGTCAAGAGATCTAGATTGAACACGTTAAGTCAAGAGTACGAGTTATTCCGAATGCAACCGGGAGAATCAATCCTCGACTTGCAAAAAAGATTCATGCATTTGACAAATCACTTGAAAGCACTTGGTAAGACACTAACTAATGATAAACTTAATCTTAAAGTGCTTAGGTCTTTAACAAGAGAATGGCAACCCAAAGTGACGGCGATTTCCGAAAAGAAAAGTTTATCAACAATGACATCCGCTACTTTATTCGGAAAGCTTCAAGAATATGAGACGGAACTTGGACTATTGGAGAAACATGAGGTCCAAGAGAAGAAATCCAAGAGCATTGCCTTAAAAGTTAATTCCAAAGTTGTGAAGAAAGAAGACAATCATGAAGAGGACGAAaactttatgcttcttgtaaAAAGACTAGGAAAATATTTTGGTGCAAAAAATAATATTGAAAACTCTAGTTACACAAGAAGAAAGAAGTTCTCAAAGAACAAAGAAAGAGAAGCATTAACATCCAATGAAGACATTACATGCTATGAATATGGAAAACAAGGCCACATCAAACTGGAATGTCCCAAACTCGCAAAGAATCGTGACAACAAAGGAAAGAAGGATTACAATAAGAAGGCCTACATTGCTTGGGATGACAATGAAATAAGTTCTTCATCGGATTCCGATAGTGATCAAAGCGCAAATCTAGCATTGATGGCATCACATCATTCCGACGATGAAGACGATGAGGTTAGTAATAACTTTTCAATTTTTGATAATGATGCTCAAGGAGCAATTGATGAACTTTTAAGTGAATGCAAAATTATATACAAAACCATTTCATCTCAAAAGAATCAAATATCAactttggaagaaaatattgAGAAAGTGAAAAATAATCCCAAAGATGAAAAGGAAGAATTAATCAAGAATTTTGCATGCACTAAATGTGAGTCACTTGCTTTTCAAATAGTTCAATTGAAGAGAGTtattgaaagatatgaaaaaggtcaaatcGGATTGGAACATGTTCTTAGTAGTCAAAGATActcaaatgataaaagtggtTTAGGTTATTCAAATTTTGCTAAACAAACTTCTAACAAGACCATTTTTGTAAAAGCTAAAGAACAAATTCCTTTAGATAAAAGTAACAAGCCTAAAGTGGTTCATCAATATAATAATAGGAAAAGGAACAAATCTTATTATAAAAAGAAATATTATTCCCCTAGATATAAAAGCAACTTTGAGCCTACATGTTTCTATTGTGGTATTAAAGGTCATACTCCTAATGCATGttatgttagaaactttagtgttgCTCAAGGCCATTATATATGGGTTAAGAAAGGAACTAACTTtgaaggacccaaagcaatttgggtacctaatAAAACTTAA
- the LOC127131297 gene encoding uncharacterized protein LOC127131297: MATDASVSSIKLMNQDLVKLDHFDGTNYTRWQDKMTFLLTALKIQYVLDPDLETISEPTENGTDEVKKERRKRKEDELLYRGHILNTLSDRLYDLYTNTASAKEIWNALEFKFKAEEEGTKKFLISKYFDFKMLDSKPILAQVDELQVLVNKIKAVKIDIPEAFQVGAIIAKFPPSWKGYRKKLLHSSEDFSLEKLQKHLRIEEETKDREKLSLLGLLKQMLLPLKERKIMMA, encoded by the coding sequence ATGGCCACCGACGCTTCTGTTTCAAGCATCAAACTAATGAACCAGGACCTTGTTAAGTTAGATCATTTCGATGGAACAAACTATACCCGTTGGCAAGACAAAATGACATTTCTCCTGACCGCCCTGAAAATTCAATATGTCTTGGATCCTGATCTGGAGACAATTTCAGAACCAACTGAGAATGGCACTGATGAAGTAAAAAAGGAGAGAAGGAAACGAAAAGAAGATGAACTGCTTTATCGTGGACACATCTTGAACACATTATCTGATCGTCTCTATGATCTCTACACCAATACTGCATCCGCAAAGGAAATCTGGAATGCGCTCGAATTCAAATTCAAGGCTGAAGAAGAAGGTACGAAAAAGTTTTTAATATCTAAATACTTTGATTTTAAGATGTTGGATTCCAAGCCGATTCTTGCACAAGTAGACGAGTTACAGGTTCTCGTGAATAAAATAAAAGCCGTGAAAATTGACATTCCTGAAGCATTCCAAGTCGGTGCAATAATAGCAAAATTTCCACCTTCGTGGAAAGGATACAGAAAGAAATTGTTGCATAGTTCTGAGGACTTTTCTTTGGAGAAACTTCAGAAACACCTTCGTATCGAGGAGGAAACGAAGGATCGAGAAAAATTGAGTCTTCTGGGTTTGCTAAAGCAAATGTTGTTGCCGCTAAAGGAAAGAAAAATTATGATGGCATGA